Proteins encoded by one window of Xylanibacillus composti:
- a CDS encoding glucose 1-dehydrogenase, with amino-acid sequence MAKVAAITGAAEGIGRATAIAFAEKGFAVSICDTNKEAGFEVIKTIRQLGGKAIFVRADVADSTQTERWLRVTADELGVPDVLINNAGIGRSAPFLELRPEDFDRVIGVNLRGTFLCSQQAARLMASSGKGGAIVNIASTRALMSEADTEAYSASKGGILALTHAMAVSLGPYGIRVNAISPGWIETSEWRGLGQAAKPQHSDRDRLQHPVGRVGRPEDIAQACLYVAGSDASFITGQNLVIDGGMTIKMIYE; translated from the coding sequence ATGGCCAAGGTAGCAGCGATTACCGGAGCGGCAGAAGGGATCGGACGCGCAACCGCCATCGCCTTTGCCGAGAAGGGGTTCGCCGTATCCATATGCGATACGAACAAGGAGGCCGGCTTCGAAGTGATCAAGACGATCCGCCAGCTTGGAGGCAAAGCGATATTCGTGCGGGCCGATGTAGCGGACAGCACGCAGACCGAGCGCTGGCTCCGCGTTACGGCGGACGAGCTTGGCGTGCCGGATGTCCTGATCAACAATGCGGGGATCGGACGAAGCGCCCCGTTCCTGGAGCTTCGTCCCGAGGACTTCGACCGGGTTATTGGCGTGAATCTGCGCGGCACGTTCCTCTGCTCGCAGCAAGCCGCGAGGCTAATGGCTTCCAGCGGCAAGGGCGGCGCCATTGTGAATATCGCCTCTACGCGGGCCCTCATGTCCGAAGCGGACACCGAGGCTTACTCCGCATCCAAGGGCGGCATCCTGGCCTTGACACACGCGATGGCTGTCAGTCTGGGTCCTTACGGCATACGTGTCAACGCCATCAGCCCCGGTTGGATTGAAACATCGGAATGGCGCGGACTCGGGCAGGCTGCCAAGCCGCAGCACAGTGATCGTGACCGGCTGCAGCATCCCGTCGGCAGAGTGGGGCGCCCCGAGGATATCGCGCAGGCTTGCCTGTATGTGGCAGGCAGCGACGCCTCCTTCATTACCGGCCAAAACCTGGTGATTGATGGCGGCATGACCATTAAGATGATTTATGAATAA
- a CDS encoding YkvI family membrane protein, translating into MKRTRVAALQIAFTYMGTVVGAGFATGQEILQFFTRYGTAAAVTIAVASFLFVKLGTKLMLLAHDRRTASFEQLNGYLFGERAGLLISWFLMIVLFGVTSVMLAGAGSVFMEHFGLPYQAGLVFTLLLTLLILRRGMNAILEVNSFVVPMMILFTLVIVGMTVLSPGAGQWMKLSSDAPLWRVFLSPFIYTAFNLALAQAVLVPIGAEMKDRRAIELGGMLGGIGIGFMLLSGHIALSAQMPGVEQYEIPMGMLVHPLGKWLQLSYVLLIFCEIFTTFIANVYGLTRQLGSRLRMDPPLLTLLVLIGCFAVSQLGFSMLLGTLYPLFGVVSMGWLAMLIARKQPA; encoded by the coding sequence ATGAAGCGTACTAGGGTGGCTGCCTTGCAAATAGCTTTTACGTATATGGGAACTGTCGTGGGAGCCGGATTCGCGACTGGACAGGAAATATTGCAGTTTTTTACCCGCTATGGAACCGCTGCTGCCGTCACCATTGCTGTCGCATCGTTCTTGTTCGTCAAGCTCGGCACAAAACTGATGCTGCTCGCCCATGATCGGAGGACCGCTTCCTTCGAGCAGCTGAACGGCTATTTGTTCGGAGAGCGTGCCGGCCTCCTTATCAGCTGGTTTCTGATGATCGTCCTGTTCGGCGTGACTTCGGTCATGCTGGCCGGAGCCGGCTCTGTTTTCATGGAGCATTTCGGCCTCCCCTATCAGGCGGGCCTTGTCTTCACCCTGCTGCTTACTTTATTGATTTTGCGGCGGGGCATGAATGCGATTCTGGAAGTGAATTCATTCGTGGTCCCGATGATGATTCTGTTCACGCTCGTCATTGTCGGAATGACAGTCTTATCTCCCGGGGCCGGCCAGTGGATGAAACTGTCCAGCGATGCGCCGCTGTGGCGCGTCTTCTTGTCTCCATTCATCTATACAGCCTTCAATCTCGCCTTGGCCCAAGCTGTCCTGGTGCCGATCGGCGCCGAAATGAAGGACCGGCGCGCAATTGAGCTGGGCGGCATGCTGGGCGGCATCGGCATTGGCTTTATGCTGCTGTCCGGCCACATTGCCCTGTCTGCCCAGATGCCCGGTGTCGAGCAATATGAAATCCCGATGGGCATGCTCGTTCATCCGCTTGGCAAGTGGCTGCAGCTCTCTTACGTACTGCTTATTTTCTGCGAAATCTTCACCACATTTATCGCCAACGTATACGGTCTCACACGTCAACTGGGCAGCCGGCTTCGAATGGACCCGCCGCTTCTGACCCTGCTTGTGCTTATCGGCTGCTTTGCGGTCAGCCAGTTGGGCTTCAGCATGCTGCTTGGCACGCTTTACCCGTTGTTCGGGGTTGTCAGCATGGGCTGGCTTGCCATGCTGATTGCACGCAAACAGCCTGCCTGA